CGCGAGGTAGCCGGCCCGGTGGGCGACCCGGCAGGACGCCTGGTTGGCCACCGCGTGGCACAGCTCCACCCGGTGCAGCCCGAGGTCGGCGAACGCCCAGTCGGTGAGCCGGACGACGGCCCGCACCGCCACGCCACGCCCGCGCGCCGCCGGCACCGTCCAGTAGCCGATTGACGCGTCGCCGTGATGGATGTGGTACAGGGACACCGAGCCCAGCAGTTCCCCGCCGACCGCGGCGGTCACCGCCATCGAGGCGTGGTCGCCGCCGGACCAGTCGGCCCGGTGGCGTACCCACGACAGGGCGGCCTCGTCGTCGATCAGGCCGCCACGGTGTGGGTTCCACTGGACGATCGCCGGGTCGCGCAGGGCGTCACGCACCGCGGGGGCGTCCGACTCCCGCCACGGGCGCAGCAACAGGTCGGCGGCGGTGAGCTCCACGTGTTCCACGAGGGCGGAGTCTGGCACATCACGCGCCGATTCCACCGCCCGACTGGCGACGGCTTCTTTCAAAGCTGCACGAATCCCGGCTGGCGACCGCTTGGACGTGACCCAGGCAACGCTCATGGGCACTAGTTAAATTTTGAAAGAGTGCTATCGTCGTGGACGTGACAGAGAGCCTGGACAGCACCCGAGAGGCCGCCTGGCGCGCCTATATCGAGGCCAGCCAGCGCCTCTACACACAGCTGGAAGAGGACCTTCGGGCCGACAGCGACCTCAGCTTCGCCGACTACCACGTGCTGGTCCTGCTCTCCGAGGCACCGGGGCAGCGGCTGCGGATGGGCGAGCTGGCCGGCCGGCTCGTCTTCTCCCCCAGCCGGTTGACGTACCAGATCTCCTCGATGCAACGCCGCGGCCTGGTCAGCAAGGAGTCCTGCCCGGACGACCGACGGGGCAGCGAGGCGGTGCTCACCGCCGCCGGGCTGCTCGCTCTGCGGGAAGCCGCGCCGCACCATCTGGCGTCGGTGCGTACCCACCTGATGGACGA
Above is a window of Micromonospora coriariae DNA encoding:
- a CDS encoding GNAT family N-acetyltransferase, with protein sequence MEHVELTAADLLLRPWRESDAPAVRDALRDPAIVQWNPHRGGLIDDEAALSWVRHRADWSGGDHASMAVTAAVGGELLGSVSLYHIHHGDASIGYWTVPAARGRGVAVRAVVRLTDWAFADLGLHRVELCHAVANQASCRVAHRAGYLAEGTLRESYRYGDGRRHDEHLHARLSTDR
- a CDS encoding MarR family winged helix-turn-helix transcriptional regulator, which encodes MTESLDSTREAAWRAYIEASQRLYTQLEEDLRADSDLSFADYHVLVLLSEAPGQRLRMGELAGRLVFSPSRLTYQISSMQRRGLVSKESCPDDRRGSEAVLTAAGLLALREAAPHHLASVRTHLMDDLDDAEVACLTRVFGRLGDRLRAARATSTTHATN